A window from Trichomycterus rosablanca isolate fTriRos1 chromosome 21, fTriRos1.hap1, whole genome shotgun sequence encodes these proteins:
- the cfap157 gene encoding cilia- and flagella-associated protein 157 isoform X1 gives MPPKKSAKKTAEKPSKKENAEHGEKSEDGLSEGGKEFYRAQIRDLEERLEKYQHKCDELEIREKDFSATFKNVEREKNDIVRYLKRSLAQKEDELTDLSEKLQELQNAKDEEKKEYELQLSMLRHEFQKTKDKLTSENMALAGKLASLEDFRMQKDELMALLASLKEQLEQQEQEHQIVIYNLEKKAVLDNDRLKKEMQQHVTAVAAEFRKLSDKKMPETMMRAIQENVAVTAQLRQFSDKTKVLLEENSSLKTREQQLKREMEIMEPMLNEMTRKNLGNQKMCRCVPFLSWKVVQQLTEKCKQMHTELQNYVKFKEESQQLLNNHTTLQKEHDDLRLKHESVKEDLNQKQAQAERLKEELLQEKIERERLEMVVHEAAVALREALMGEPEEEDTEVQTLVQRNQMMQKLLTLLDSAAAIDKGLVSTDFMSTREQTHDFMQTPGLDRPGLFMKATSHFKTGDLGLVPRKTPAHSSVPSNIRPCSLQRKQQNQERTKPSNSPANTETHPLQPESVIGSQRFQTNGSLSEFIAT, from the exons ATGCCGCCCAAAAAGAGTGCAAAGAAAACTGCAGAGAAACCGAGCAAGAAGGAAAACGCGGAACATGGAGAGAAATCAGAGGACGGTTTATCTGAAGGTGGTAAAGAATTCTACCGGGCTCAAATACGGGACCTGGAAGAGCGACTAGAGAA GtatcagcataaatgtgatgAGCTAGAGATTCGGGAGAAGGATTTTTCTGCAACCTTCAAAAATgtggagagagaaaaaaatgacATAGTGCGCTACCTGAAGCGCTCTTTGGCCCAAAAAGAGGATGAACTCACAGATCTTTCAGAGAAGCTCCAGGAACTACAAAATGCCAAAGATGAGGAAAAGAAGGAGTATGAATTGCAGCTGAGTATGCTTCGTCATGAGTTTCAGAAGACCAAGGACAAGCTAACGTCTGAAAACATGGCCCTTG CTGGAAAACTTGCATCTCTAGAGGATTTCCGAATGCAGAAGGATGAGCTCATGGCACTGCTGGCATCTCTGAAAGAACAACTGGAGCAACAGGAGCAGGAGCACCAGATAGTTATCTACAACTTGGAGAAAAAAGCTGTACTGGACAATGACAG ACTAAAGAAAGAGATGCAGCAGCATGTAACTGCTGTGGCTGCTGAATTTCGCAAACTCTCGGATAAAAAGATGCCTGAGACAATGATGAGGGCCATCCAGGAGAATGTGGCAGTGACTGCACAGCTCAGGCAGTTCTCAGATAAGACCAAAGTGTTGCTAGAGGAGAACAGTTCTTTAAAGACCAGAGAACAGCAACTCAAAAGGGAAATGGAGATCATGGAGCCTATGCTAAATGAGATGACACGAAAGAATCTTGGAAATCAAAAG ATGTGTAGATGtgttccttttctttcctggAAGGTGGTGCAACAACTGACAGAGAAGTGCAAGCAAATGCACACCGAGCTTCAGAACTATGTCAAATTTAAAGAAGAATCCCAACAGCTGTTGAATAATCACACTACATTACAGAAGGAACACGATGACCTTAG ATTAAAACATGAATCAGTCAAGGAAGATCTTAATCAAAAACAAGCTCAGGCTGAAAGACTAAAAGAGGAGCTTCTACAGGAGAAGATAGAACGAGAACGGCTTGAGATGGTGGTCCACGAAGCTGCAGTGGCTTTAAGAGAAGCCTTGATG GGTGAACCTGAGGAAGAAGACACAGAAGTACAGACTCTTGTCCAGCGGAATCAGATGATGCAGAAGCTTTTGACCTTGCTTGACAGTGCTGCTGCCATTGACAAAGGACTTGTGTCCACTGACTTCATGTCCACAAGAGAACAAACTCATGATTTTATGCAAACACCAGGCTTGGATAG GCCAGGCCTGTTTATGAAGGCCACATCTCACTTCAAGACTGGAGACCTGGGGCTGGTCCCAAGGAAAACACCTGCACACAGCTCTGTTCCATCCAACATAAGACCATGCAGTCTGCAAAG GAAACAGCAAAACCAAGAAAGGACAAAGCCCTCCAATTCCCCAGCTAACACTGAAACACACCCACTGCAACCTGAATCTGTCATTGGAAGCCAAAGGTTTCAAACCAATGGAAGCCTTTCTGAGTTTATAGCTACTTAA
- the sh2d3cb gene encoding SH2 domain containing 3Cb isoform X1: MENRGEYVMFSKETCLLDTPSEKLRKELEEELKLSSHNIQSYGWYHGRIPWEVSESLVLQDGDFLIRDSFTSLGDYVLTCRWNQKALHFLVSKVLLKSSDSYSQTQYVLEGEAFDSIPALVHFYVGSRTPLTERSGALVHSPVNRTLPVRYLETMFGQSSQEGTPLHSPVHKKGSMKRGDSLEVTEALAIELINPQREAAKSFVENLEQRVVASSSPTTLNTFSRRRRSPSRNRKFVVVPSSPILQRFDETHLCTSPSDSDVIYLEPTDNIWFAMASQSTSWEPSDLKSPTVLNPSSLAHTEPFLSGQEEQTVPVFMDEDNEDYLMPLVIETESSFRPSMYQSPLMSAENKPLERRVLRKVKEVLADVDTKTMALHITKVDCMVAHLLDLPSCRAGGMTVNSGMELLTLPHGHHLRQDLLERFHTMSIMLAVVLLGCTGSVEDRASLLHRTISLASELKDNMGNMFGFSAVMRVLELPQVARLDETWAVLRQKYTEGAVLYEKTLRPFLKKINNGKELCDPSETTVPHVVPALLLLERTAVILEGSESWESLDSGMDSVLCHLDAARTIACNGEIFSSNAKRKLQGFQEQPDTLEVFLTEFQMRLLWGNRGVEESREERYEKFDKVLTALSNRLESTQQAK, translated from the exons ATGGAAAACAGAGGCGAATATGTGATG TTTTCAAAAGAGACGTGCCTGTTGGACACGCCATCTGAGAAACTGAGGAAAGAGCTGGAGGAGGAATTGAAACTCAGCAGCCACAACATACAAAGCTATGGCTGGTACCATGGACGTATACCCTGGGAG GTTTCAGAGTCTCTTGTGCTCCAGGATGGGGATTTCCTGATCCGTGATTCTTTCACCAGTTTGGGAGACTACGTCCTGACCTGTCGCTGGAATCAGAAGGCTCTTCACTTCCTAGTTAGCAAAGTGCTGCTTAAATCCAGTGACTCATATTCACAAACACAGTATGTTCTGGAAGGAGAGGCATTTGACTCCATTCCGGCCTTGGTTCATTTCTATGTGGGCAGTCGGACGCCGCTGACCGAAAGAAGCGGTGCACTCGTGCACTCCCCAGTCAACAGAACACTACCAGTACGGTATCTGGAGACAATGTTTGGACAGAGTAGTCAGGAGGGGACGCCGCTACACTCACCTGTGCATAAGAAAGGAAGCATGAAAAGAGGAGATAGTCTGGAAGTGACAGAGGCTCTGGCGATTGAACTTATAAACCCTCAGAG GGAGGCAGCCAAGAGCTTTGTAGAAAATCTGGAACAGCGAGTTGTGGCGTCATCATCACCAACCACACTGAACACAT TCTCCAGACGTAGAAGGAGTCCTTCACGCAACAGGAAGTTTGTAGTGGTCCCATCATCACCCATTTTGCAAAGATTCGACGAGACACACCTGTGCACCTCACCTTCTGATAGTGATGTCATCTATCTTGAGCCTACAGATAACATCTGGTTTGCCATGGCCAGTCAAAGCACATCTTGGGAGCCCAGTGACTTAAAATCCCCAACAGTTCTCAATCCATCCAGCCTGGCTCATACAGAGCCTTTTCTCAGCGGACAAGAGGAGCAGACAGTGCCTGTCTTTATGGATGAGGACAATGAGGATTACTTAATGCCACTTGTCATTGAAACAGAGTCTAGTTTCAGGCCCAGTATGTACCAGTCACCACTGATGTCTGCAGAAAATAAACCGCTAGAAAGGAGAGTATTGAGGAAAGTAAAAGAGGTGcttgcagatgttgatacaaagACAATGGCGTTGCACATCACCAAAGTTGACTGCATG GTGGCTCATTTACTGGATTTACCCAGTTGCAGAGCAGGAGGGATGACAGTGAATTCAGGAATGGAGCTGCTCACACTTCCACATGGCCACCATCTCCGCCAGGACCTGCTGGAAAG GTTCCACACAATGTCCATCATGCTAGCAGTCGTGCTGCTGGGTTGCACAGGAAGTGTGGAGGACAGAGCCAGCCTATTACACAGAACTATTTCATTAGCTTCTGAGCTAAAGGATAACATGGGAAACATGTTTGGCTTTTCTGCAGTTATGAGAGTTCTGGAACTGCCACAG GTTGCCCGATTGGACGAGACATGGGCAGTTCTACGGCAGAAATACACAGAAGGCGCAGTTCTGTATGAGAAAACGTTGCGCCCTTTTCTAAAGAAGATAAATAATGGAAAAG AACTCTGTGATCCATCAGAGACGACCGTCCCCCATGTGGTTCCTGCTTTACTCCTGCTTGAGAGAACTGCGGTAATTCTTGAAGGCTCAGAGTCCTGGGAGAGTCTGGATTCTGGAATGGATTCTGTGTTGTGTCATTTAGATGCTGCACGAACCATTGCATGCAATGGGGAGATTTTCAGTTCTAATGCGAAAAGAAAACTGCAGG GTTTCCAGGAGCAGCCAGACACACTAGAAGTTTTCCTCACTGAGTTTCAGATGCGTCTCCTGTGGGGAAACCGGGGAGTGGAGGAGAGCAGGGAGGAACGATATGAGAAATTTGATAAAGTATTAACAGCCCTGTCCAACAGATTGGAATCGACTCAGCAGGCAAAATAA
- the tor2a gene encoding prosalusin, with product MLLIIMLVYFIAAVNSLEMKTIYCAISDSCACDFKPNIQGLEWDLYKNLYGQHLAQDIVSESVASFLKKESPDRPLVLSFHGASGTGKSMVSSMLARHLYGTTMGSPYVHQYIPTLHFPHAEHAEQYRSDLKRWVQGNLTVCARSVFIFDEMEKLPAGMIDVLEPFLGPSHVVFQTNYRKAIYIFISTAGQEVINRIALEKLLAGQDREEILLEEMEEAIADAVYNNKSSGFYHSELISAKRIAHFVPFLPLRRRHVERCAQRELCQRRECQRKDVAVAVGGAVYYTPQNGQYFSSTGCKLVPAKVNLFL from the exons ATGTTGTTAATAATTATGTTAGTTTATTTTATAGCCGCTGTTAATAGTCTTGAAATGAAAACGATATATTGTGCCATATCTGATAGCTGTGCCTGCGATTTTAAACCGAACATACAAG GCTTGGAATGGGATCTGTATAAAAATCTATATGGGCAGCATTTGGCACAGGACATTGTTTCTGAGTCAGTGGCCAGTTTTCTGAAGAAGGAGAGTCCTGACAGGCCGCTGGTGTTGTCCTTTCATGGAGCATCAGGCACCGGGAAGAGCATGGTGAGCTCAATGCTGGCTCGTCACCTGTATGGCACAACCATGGGCAGCCCCTATGTCCATCAGTACATCCCCACGCTTCACTTTCCTCATGCTGAACATGCGGAGCAATACAGG TCAGATTTGAAGCGCTGGGTACAGGGGAACCTCACAGTCTGTGCTCGCTCTGTATTTATCTTCGATGAGATGGAGAAGTTGCCTGCAGGAATGATTGATGTCCTGGAACCATTTCTTGGTCCTTCACATGTTGTTTTCCAGACCAACTATCGCAAGGCCATCTATATTTTTATAAG TACTGCAGGTCAGGAGGTGATTAACAGAATAGCTCTGGAAAAACTACTGGCAGGTCAGGACAGAGAGGAAATTCTGCTAGAAGAGATGGAGGAGGCTATTGCAGATGCTGTGTACAACAATAAAAGTA GTGGATTCTACCATTCAGAACTAATCTCTGCAAAGCGAATAGCTCATTTTGTGCCTTTTCTGCCCTTGCGCCGACGCCACGTGGAACGGTGTGCCCAGAGAGAGCTGTGCCAACGTAGGGAATGCCAGCGCAAAGATGTAGCAGTGGCAGTAGGGGGCGCCGTGTACTACACCCCACAGAATGGACAATACTTCTCCAGCACCGGCTGCAAACTAGTACCTGCTAAAGTCAATCTCTTTCTGTGA
- the cfap157 gene encoding cilia- and flagella-associated protein 157 isoform X2, whose translation MPPKKSAKKTAEKPSKKENAEHGEKSEDGLSEGGKEFYRAQIRDLEERLEKYQHKCDELEIREKDFSATFKNVEREKNDIVRYLKRSLAQKEDELTDLSEKLQELQNAKDEEKKEYELQLSMLRHEFQKTKDKLTSENMALAGKLASLEDFRMQKDELMALLASLKEQLEQQEQEHQIVIYNLEKKAVLDNDRLKKEMQQHVTAVAAEFRKLSDKKMPETMMRAIQENVAVTAQLRQFSDKTKVLLEENSSLKTREQQLKREMEIMEPMLNEMTRKNLGNQKVVQQLTEKCKQMHTELQNYVKFKEESQQLLNNHTTLQKEHDDLRLKHESVKEDLNQKQAQAERLKEELLQEKIERERLEMVVHEAAVALREALMGEPEEEDTEVQTLVQRNQMMQKLLTLLDSAAAIDKGLVSTDFMSTREQTHDFMQTPGLDRPGLFMKATSHFKTGDLGLVPRKTPAHSSVPSNIRPCSLQRKQQNQERTKPSNSPANTETHPLQPESVIGSQRFQTNGSLSEFIAT comes from the exons ATGCCGCCCAAAAAGAGTGCAAAGAAAACTGCAGAGAAACCGAGCAAGAAGGAAAACGCGGAACATGGAGAGAAATCAGAGGACGGTTTATCTGAAGGTGGTAAAGAATTCTACCGGGCTCAAATACGGGACCTGGAAGAGCGACTAGAGAA GtatcagcataaatgtgatgAGCTAGAGATTCGGGAGAAGGATTTTTCTGCAACCTTCAAAAATgtggagagagaaaaaaatgacATAGTGCGCTACCTGAAGCGCTCTTTGGCCCAAAAAGAGGATGAACTCACAGATCTTTCAGAGAAGCTCCAGGAACTACAAAATGCCAAAGATGAGGAAAAGAAGGAGTATGAATTGCAGCTGAGTATGCTTCGTCATGAGTTTCAGAAGACCAAGGACAAGCTAACGTCTGAAAACATGGCCCTTG CTGGAAAACTTGCATCTCTAGAGGATTTCCGAATGCAGAAGGATGAGCTCATGGCACTGCTGGCATCTCTGAAAGAACAACTGGAGCAACAGGAGCAGGAGCACCAGATAGTTATCTACAACTTGGAGAAAAAAGCTGTACTGGACAATGACAG ACTAAAGAAAGAGATGCAGCAGCATGTAACTGCTGTGGCTGCTGAATTTCGCAAACTCTCGGATAAAAAGATGCCTGAGACAATGATGAGGGCCATCCAGGAGAATGTGGCAGTGACTGCACAGCTCAGGCAGTTCTCAGATAAGACCAAAGTGTTGCTAGAGGAGAACAGTTCTTTAAAGACCAGAGAACAGCAACTCAAAAGGGAAATGGAGATCATGGAGCCTATGCTAAATGAGATGACACGAAAGAATCTTGGAAATCAAAAG GTGGTGCAACAACTGACAGAGAAGTGCAAGCAAATGCACACCGAGCTTCAGAACTATGTCAAATTTAAAGAAGAATCCCAACAGCTGTTGAATAATCACACTACATTACAGAAGGAACACGATGACCTTAG ATTAAAACATGAATCAGTCAAGGAAGATCTTAATCAAAAACAAGCTCAGGCTGAAAGACTAAAAGAGGAGCTTCTACAGGAGAAGATAGAACGAGAACGGCTTGAGATGGTGGTCCACGAAGCTGCAGTGGCTTTAAGAGAAGCCTTGATG GGTGAACCTGAGGAAGAAGACACAGAAGTACAGACTCTTGTCCAGCGGAATCAGATGATGCAGAAGCTTTTGACCTTGCTTGACAGTGCTGCTGCCATTGACAAAGGACTTGTGTCCACTGACTTCATGTCCACAAGAGAACAAACTCATGATTTTATGCAAACACCAGGCTTGGATAG GCCAGGCCTGTTTATGAAGGCCACATCTCACTTCAAGACTGGAGACCTGGGGCTGGTCCCAAGGAAAACACCTGCACACAGCTCTGTTCCATCCAACATAAGACCATGCAGTCTGCAAAG GAAACAGCAAAACCAAGAAAGGACAAAGCCCTCCAATTCCCCAGCTAACACTGAAACACACCCACTGCAACCTGAATCTGTCATTGGAAGCCAAAGGTTTCAAACCAATGGAAGCCTTTCTGAGTTTATAGCTACTTAA
- the sh2d3cb gene encoding SH2 domain containing 3Cb isoform X2, with product MIGFFISFYKVSESLVLQDGDFLIRDSFTSLGDYVLTCRWNQKALHFLVSKVLLKSSDSYSQTQYVLEGEAFDSIPALVHFYVGSRTPLTERSGALVHSPVNRTLPVRYLETMFGQSSQEGTPLHSPVHKKGSMKRGDSLEVTEALAIELINPQREAAKSFVENLEQRVVASSSPTTLNTFSRRRRSPSRNRKFVVVPSSPILQRFDETHLCTSPSDSDVIYLEPTDNIWFAMASQSTSWEPSDLKSPTVLNPSSLAHTEPFLSGQEEQTVPVFMDEDNEDYLMPLVIETESSFRPSMYQSPLMSAENKPLERRVLRKVKEVLADVDTKTMALHITKVDCMVAHLLDLPSCRAGGMTVNSGMELLTLPHGHHLRQDLLERFHTMSIMLAVVLLGCTGSVEDRASLLHRTISLASELKDNMGNMFGFSAVMRVLELPQVARLDETWAVLRQKYTEGAVLYEKTLRPFLKKINNGKELCDPSETTVPHVVPALLLLERTAVILEGSESWESLDSGMDSVLCHLDAARTIACNGEIFSSNAKRKLQGFQEQPDTLEVFLTEFQMRLLWGNRGVEESREERYEKFDKVLTALSNRLESTQQAK from the exons ATGATCGGCTTTTTTATTTCGTTTTATAAG GTTTCAGAGTCTCTTGTGCTCCAGGATGGGGATTTCCTGATCCGTGATTCTTTCACCAGTTTGGGAGACTACGTCCTGACCTGTCGCTGGAATCAGAAGGCTCTTCACTTCCTAGTTAGCAAAGTGCTGCTTAAATCCAGTGACTCATATTCACAAACACAGTATGTTCTGGAAGGAGAGGCATTTGACTCCATTCCGGCCTTGGTTCATTTCTATGTGGGCAGTCGGACGCCGCTGACCGAAAGAAGCGGTGCACTCGTGCACTCCCCAGTCAACAGAACACTACCAGTACGGTATCTGGAGACAATGTTTGGACAGAGTAGTCAGGAGGGGACGCCGCTACACTCACCTGTGCATAAGAAAGGAAGCATGAAAAGAGGAGATAGTCTGGAAGTGACAGAGGCTCTGGCGATTGAACTTATAAACCCTCAGAG GGAGGCAGCCAAGAGCTTTGTAGAAAATCTGGAACAGCGAGTTGTGGCGTCATCATCACCAACCACACTGAACACAT TCTCCAGACGTAGAAGGAGTCCTTCACGCAACAGGAAGTTTGTAGTGGTCCCATCATCACCCATTTTGCAAAGATTCGACGAGACACACCTGTGCACCTCACCTTCTGATAGTGATGTCATCTATCTTGAGCCTACAGATAACATCTGGTTTGCCATGGCCAGTCAAAGCACATCTTGGGAGCCCAGTGACTTAAAATCCCCAACAGTTCTCAATCCATCCAGCCTGGCTCATACAGAGCCTTTTCTCAGCGGACAAGAGGAGCAGACAGTGCCTGTCTTTATGGATGAGGACAATGAGGATTACTTAATGCCACTTGTCATTGAAACAGAGTCTAGTTTCAGGCCCAGTATGTACCAGTCACCACTGATGTCTGCAGAAAATAAACCGCTAGAAAGGAGAGTATTGAGGAAAGTAAAAGAGGTGcttgcagatgttgatacaaagACAATGGCGTTGCACATCACCAAAGTTGACTGCATG GTGGCTCATTTACTGGATTTACCCAGTTGCAGAGCAGGAGGGATGACAGTGAATTCAGGAATGGAGCTGCTCACACTTCCACATGGCCACCATCTCCGCCAGGACCTGCTGGAAAG GTTCCACACAATGTCCATCATGCTAGCAGTCGTGCTGCTGGGTTGCACAGGAAGTGTGGAGGACAGAGCCAGCCTATTACACAGAACTATTTCATTAGCTTCTGAGCTAAAGGATAACATGGGAAACATGTTTGGCTTTTCTGCAGTTATGAGAGTTCTGGAACTGCCACAG GTTGCCCGATTGGACGAGACATGGGCAGTTCTACGGCAGAAATACACAGAAGGCGCAGTTCTGTATGAGAAAACGTTGCGCCCTTTTCTAAAGAAGATAAATAATGGAAAAG AACTCTGTGATCCATCAGAGACGACCGTCCCCCATGTGGTTCCTGCTTTACTCCTGCTTGAGAGAACTGCGGTAATTCTTGAAGGCTCAGAGTCCTGGGAGAGTCTGGATTCTGGAATGGATTCTGTGTTGTGTCATTTAGATGCTGCACGAACCATTGCATGCAATGGGGAGATTTTCAGTTCTAATGCGAAAAGAAAACTGCAGG GTTTCCAGGAGCAGCCAGACACACTAGAAGTTTTCCTCACTGAGTTTCAGATGCGTCTCCTGTGGGGAAACCGGGGAGTGGAGGAGAGCAGGGAGGAACGATATGAGAAATTTGATAAAGTATTAACAGCCCTGTCCAACAGATTGGAATCGACTCAGCAGGCAAAATAA